The window ATGGCTCGGTCCAATCGGCCTATCAGGAACGCGTCGACGGATTCCGCGACGCCATGCTGTCGAAGGCGCTCGATCCCGGCATCCTGATCCACTTTCCGACGCAGCTCGGAGAAATCGCCAGTGCAACGCATCTTCTGTTCGATCAGGCGACGCGGCCAACTGCGGTGATCTGTTTCAATCATCTTGTGGCCCTCGGCCTCGCCGCGGGGCTTCACGACTGCGGATTGACGATCGGTCGCGATCTCTCGCTGATCGGCTTCGACGATGTGGCGGATGAAGAAGCCATCCGGCCCAAACTCACGTCGGTCTCGACCGGGCCGGTGACGATCGGCGAAATGGCGGCGCGGCTTCTCCTCGAACGCATCACCAATCCCCACTTGCCGCCGCGCCGCGTGGTGAACGAAACCACCTTGAACATTCGGCAGTCCTGTGGCCGACCCATGTGAAAATTGACCCTCATTTGCGGTTGACGCTCGCCGGGAAACATTTTAGATCGATCTAAGTAACCAGGATCGCGGGAGAGGCGCGACGTCCGGTCTCGGCATTTTGGGAGGAGGTCCCTGCATGTACGATTTCAATTTTGCGCCCGTCCTGGCGGCGTTCGACCAGTTGCTGATCGGCGCGTGGCTGACCGTCCGCCTGTCGTGCGCCGCCATGCTGATCGGCCTCGCCGTCTCCATTTTTTGCGCCTGGGGAAAGACGTCCGGGCCGAAGATGCTGCGTGCGGTGATCGACGGCTATATCGAGATCATCCGCAACACCCCCTTCCTGGTGCAGATCTTCTTCATCTACTTCGGTATGCCATCGCTTGGCCTGAGGCTCTCGCCGAACAGCGCGGCGCTCCTGGCGCTCGTTGTCAATCTCGGTGCCTATGGCACCGAGATCATTCGCGCCGGCATCGAGTCGATCCACAAGGGCCAGGTGGAGGCGGGGTGGGCCCTGGGCCTGTCGAGGGCGCAGATCTTTCGCTACATCATCATGAAGCCGGCACTGCGCACCGTCTTTCCTGCGCTCACCAGCCAGTTCATCTACCTGATGCTGAACACCAGCGTCGTGTCGGTGATCTCGGCGGATGACCTGACTGCCGCCGGAAACGACCTCCAATCCGCGACCTTTGCGAGCTTCGAGGTCTATATCACCGTCACCCTGATCTATCTCGCCTTGTCGGTCGGCTTCTCCGCGCTGTTCTACGCGATCGAGAAAATGGCCTTCAAATATCCGCTCAGCCGCTAGGAGCACCGCCATGATCAGAGTCTTCGGCTGGAACGAGTTCCTCATCATTGTTGTGGCGGCGCAGTGGACGATCGCGCTTTCGGCAATCGCCTTTGCCGGCGGCACCATCGGCGGACTGTTGATGGCGTTGATGCGCGTGTCGGAAGTCCGGGCTTTCCGTCGCTTCGCCACGGGCTTCATCCGCCTCTTCCAAGGAACGCCGCTGCTGATGCAGCTTTTCCTCGTGTACTTTGGCATGAATATCTTCGGCTTTGCGATCAACCCGTGGATTGCTGCGGCTGTTGCGCTTGCGCTCCACGCCAGTGCCTTTCTCGGCGAAATCTGGCGCGGCTGCATCGAGGCCGTGCCGAAGGGGCAGCGCGAAGCAGCGACGGCGCTTGGCCTGCGATATTATCATTCCATGCGCCACGTGATCCTGCCCCAGGCGACCCGCATCGCAGTCGCGCCGACGGTCGGCTTCCTGGTCCAATTGATTAAGGGCACGTCGCTCGCGTCGATCATCGGCTTCACCGAACTGACCCGACAGGGGCAGATCATCAACAATGCGACCTTCAGCCCATTCTTCGTCTTCGGCACGGTGGCAGCCATCTATTTCCTCTTGTGCTGGCCGCTGTCGCTGGTCGCACGGCGAATGGAAACCCGTTTTTCCCGCGCAACGGCACGTTGACGGGCCCCGCCGGCGGGAGGGCCGGCAAGTGAAAGGGAAGGAAGAATGAATATTTCGAGACGCATGGCAATGTCAGTTCTTGGCGCTGCACTTCTTGCCGGTTTCGTGTCCCCCGCCGCAGCGCAGACGGTGGAGGCGATCAAATCGGCCGGGACCGTCAAGGTTGGAATGCTGGTCGATTTCCCGCCGTTCGGGATCATGGACGCGAGCAACAACCCCGACGGCTACGACGCGGATGTCGCGAAATTGCTTGCCAAGGAACTCGGCGTCGAGGTCACGATCGTGCCCGTGACGGGTCCGAACCGCATCCCCTATCTGCAGAGCAACCAGGTCGACCTGCTCGTCGCTTCGCTGGGCATCACCGAAGAGCGCGCCAAGAACGTCGATTTCTCTCAGCCCTATGCCGGCATCTCGATCGGCGTGTTCGGCGCCCAGGATCTGGCTATCGCAAAACCGGAGGATCTGGCCGGCAAGACGATCGGCGTGGCGCGCGCCAGCACGCAGGACACGGCGGTCACCAAGATCGCGCCGCCGGACGCCAACATCCAGCGTTTTGACGACGACGCCAGTGCGGTGCAGGCATTGCTTTCCGGCCAGGTCGAGCTGATCGGCGTTTCCAACGTCGTCGCCCAGCAAATCGAGGCGGCCGCTCCGGGGCGATTCAATCAGAAGCTCGTGCTCAACCAGCAGGTTCAGGGCATCGCCGTCCGCAAGGGGTCGAGCGAGATGCTGAGCTTCGTCAACACCTTCCTCGACAAGGTCAAGGCGGACGGACAGCTCAATTCCATTCACGAGAAATGGCTTGGTTCCGCGCTGCCGGACTTCGTGACCAAAGCGAAATAGGAAAACGGGAGCCCCTCGCGATGAACATGGTAAGCGAAATCGCCTCCGCCCCCGGTGCGCGCGGGGCTTCTGATCCGGCCGTGCGCATGGAGGACGTCAACAAATGGTATGGGTCCTTTCATGCCCTGAAAAACGTCAACCTGACCGTTGGCCGCGGTGAACGGATCGTCATTTGCGGGCCTTCGGGCTCCGGCAAGTCGACGATGATCCGCTGCATCAATCAGCTCGAGACCATTCACTCGGGCAGCATCGTCGTCGATGGTCACGACCTGACCGCTGGCGGAAGGAATGTCGATCTGATCCGCCAGGAGACCGGCATGGTCTTCCAGCAGTTCAACCTGTTCCCCCATATGACGGTGCTCGAGAACTGCACGCTCGCTCCGATGAAAGTACGCGGCATCACGAAAGCCGAGGCCGAGGAGACCGCCATGAAGTTTCTTCGGCGTGTGCGTATCCCCGAGCAGGCGGCGAAATATCCGGCGCAGCTTTCCGGCGGACAGCAGCAGCGCGTGGCGATTGCGCGAGCGCTCTGCATGAATCCGAAGATCATGCTTTTCGACGAGCCGACCTCCGCGCTCGATCCGGAAATGGTCAAGGAGGTCCTGGACACCATGGTCGATCTCGCGAACGAAGGCATGACCATGCTGTGCGTGACGCACGAGATGGGCTTCGCACGAAGCGTAGCCGATCGTGTCGTGTTCATGGATCGCGGCGAGATCCTCGAAGTCGCAACGCCCGATACCTTCTTCGACGCTCCGCAGCACGAGCGCACGCGATTCTTCCTCGGCCAGATTTCCTGATCACCCGCCGAAGCAACTCAAGCGCCACCGTCGAAAGAATTGATGCGCTTTAAGTTTTTGTTTTCAGGCCTGTCGTCCCAAGACCGCTGCACAGTTTTGGGCGACATGCAGCAATCGGAGTTTAGACGTGAAACCAGACCTATTGCTCGTAGAGCCAATGATGCCGCTCGTCATGGAGGAGCTTCACCGGGATTATACGGTTCACAGCCTCTATGAGACCGCTGATCGGCCGACGCTCGAGGCGGCGCTCCCGTCGATCCGTGCGGTTGCGACCGGCGGCGGCACGGGCCTTTCCAACGACTGGATCGAGAAGCTTCCTTCATTGGGGATTATCGCGATCAACGGGGTCGGCACGGACAAGGTGGATCTTGTCCATGCGCGCAGCCGCAACATCGATGTGACGACGACGCCGGGCGTGCTCACGGACGACGTCGCGGATCTCGGTATCGCGCTCATGCTTGCGGTCCTGCGCCGGCTCGGCGACGGCGACAGGCTGGTGCGGGAGGGCCGCTGGGCGGCCGGCGAACAATTGCCGCTCGGCCACAGCCCGAAGGGCAAGCGGATCGGCGTGCTCGGCCTCGGTCAGATCGGGCGCGCACTGGCGCTTCGCGCGGAGGCCTTCGGCATGTCGGTGCGCTACTGGAACCGGTCCAGGCTGACCGACGTCGAGTGGGTGGCTCATGAGAGCCCAGCCGATCTCGCCCGCGACAGCGACGTGCTGGCCGTCTGCGTGGCGGCGAGCTCCGCAACCCAGAACATCGTCGACGCCTCCGTGCTTCAAGCACTCGGCCCGCAGGGCATCTTGGTCAATGTCGCGCGCGGCAGCGTCGTCGACGAGGACGCCTTGATCGAGGCGCTGAGGTCCGGAACGATCGCCGGTGCGGGGCTCGACGTCTTTGTCAACGAACCGAAGATCCGCAGCGAATTCTTTTCAACCCCGAATACCGTGCTCATGCCGCATCAGGGCAGTGCGACGGTCGAGACGCGGTTGGCCATGGGGAGACTGGTGCTCGCCAATCTCGCCGCCCATTTCGCCGGCCAAAAATCGCCGAACGTCGCCAACTGAAGCGGGAGAAGACAACATGATCGTTCGACAGGCCCTCTTCGAGGGCATGATCCATCCAGGTCGGGAAGAAGCATTCCGGACCTATGTCGCGGAGAAGCTGATGCCGCTTTGGCAGGCCTTTCCGGGTGTCCGGGAAGTCCGGGTTCTCCATGCCGTGGAGCGCGACGAAGGAGCGACGCCTTTCGCGATGATCCTTTCCACTGCCTATGACGACCGCGAGGCCCTGGCGCAGGCCCTTGAATCACCCGTGCGCTACGAGAGCCGCGAATTGACGAAGGGCCTGCTCGAGATGTTCGACGGGCACATCCACCACCATATATTCGAGCTTGACGGTCGCTGACGCGCCTGGGGCACCAAGCCTGATGGTCGACAAGGGGCCGGCCATCGAGCGAGCCTGCCCGGACGGCAGGTTCGCTCGCAATCGTAAATCGAAGTCCAAAGGCTCTCAGGGTGGGGTATCAGACCAACCCGAGATCCTCATAGCTCGCATGCAAAGCCCAGTCGGCGGGGCAGAAGCGGTCCTTCGCGAAATTGTGCTGGTGCCAATAGGGGTAGATGTAGGGTGGGCGGCTGACCTGGTTCAGGCGCTCCAGTTCCTCTTCGGAAAGCTTTAGATGGACCGCGGCGATATTGTCCCTGAACTGCTGTTCGCTCAGTCCGCCGACGACCAGCGTTGCGATGCCCGGCCGGGTCAGTGTCCAGGCGAGATTGACCTGTGCGACGCTGACGCCTCGCTCCGCGGCGATTTCCTCCAGGACATCGACGATGTTCCAAAGCCGCTCCTGATCGCGGATCGGCGGCTCCGTCCAGCCTGCGGCCTGGCGGGAGTCGGCCGGAGCCTTGTCACGGCCGAAGGCGCCGGAAAGCAATCCGGCTGCGAGCGGGCTCCAGACCATGACCCCGAGGCCTTGATCGACGGAGATGGGCAACAGCTCGTATTCCGCTTCGCGCGCCTCGAGCGTGTAATGGATCTGCTGGGTGACAAAGCGGGGCAGGTTTTTCGTTTCGGCGACACCGAGCGCCTTCATGATGTGCCAGCCCGAATAGTTGGAGCAGCCGATGTAGCGGATCTTGCCCTGCCGCATCAGAGTGTCGACGGCGGAAAGCATCTCCTCCACGGGGGTAAGGCCGTCCCACTCGTGCATGAAGTAGATGTCGATATGATCGGTGTCGAGGCGCTTGAGACTCCGCTCGCATTCGCGGATGAGGTGGTAGCGCGAAACGCCCTCATCGTTCGGACCGTCGCCGATCCGCATGCGTGCCTTCGAGGAAATCAGCACGCCGTCACGCTTGCCGGCGAGTGCCTCGCCGAGGATCTCCTCCGAGCGACCGAGCGAATACATGTTGGCGGTGTCGAAGAGGTTCACGCCGCCGTCAAGGCAGACATCGATGAGCCGTCGGGCGTCTTTTGCGTCCTGGTTTGCCACCTTCGCGAACGCGCCCACGCCGCCGAAGGAGAAGGTCCCCATCGTGATGGCCGAGACTTTGAGGCCGGAGCGGCCGAGTGTCCTGTATTCCATTGTTCACTCCCATCAATGAATTCAAGCTGGAGGCGCGGGCGGTCTCAGATGGATACCAGCTGCCTGGCGACATGGGCCATCCCAAGCTGCGGACTGGTCAGGAAGGGCACCGGTGTTTCATCACCCCGGTCGGCGAGCGCCGCGGCCATCGAAGCTTGGGCAAGCACCACGAGATCGGCAGTTTCCGCCAGCGACCGGTAGCCTTCCATCACCCGCGCGTCATGCGCCTCGCGATCGCCGGCGCTGAGCCGCTCGAACGCGCCCTCGCACAACACGGGCACGATCGTGCAGTCCTTTCCCGCGGCATTTGCGCAGTCCTGCAACAGCGCGCTTGTCGGGACCGGCGTCGTGGGAAGCGTCGCCAGCACGCCGACGCGCCGGGCGCGTTCCACGGCGGCCTCGGCCATGCCCTGATCGATGCGGAAGAGCGGTACGGAGGAGAGCGGCCGAATGAGGTCGACGGCACCGCCAAGCGTCGAGCACGTGACGACGATCGCATCCGCACCGGCCTCGGCGGCGGAGAAGACATAAGTGGCAAGCCGTTGCGTCGTCTTCTGGGAGAGCGCGCCGTCGCGCACGGTGTTGGCGAGCAGGCTTTCATCGACGATGTTGAAGCTCGTCCAGGCAGGCAGGGACCGCGTGACAAGCGGCCGAAACCTGGCCACGAGACGAGGCACCGTGTGTATCAGGGCCAGCGACGGCATCGCAAGTTCCTCCCATGGCAGGATGAAAAGCTACAGTGCCGCACGCCCAATCAGACGCGCAAAGGACGCTGTAACACTTTGAATTGCTGCATGTTTCTGTCCCTTGATCGGTTGCGATTTAAG of the Sinorhizobium chiapasense genome contains:
- a CDS encoding amino acid ABC transporter permease, which gives rise to MYDFNFAPVLAAFDQLLIGAWLTVRLSCAAMLIGLAVSIFCAWGKTSGPKMLRAVIDGYIEIIRNTPFLVQIFFIYFGMPSLGLRLSPNSAALLALVVNLGAYGTEIIRAGIESIHKGQVEAGWALGLSRAQIFRYIIMKPALRTVFPALTSQFIYLMLNTSVVSVISADDLTAAGNDLQSATFASFEVYITVTLIYLALSVGFSALFYAIEKMAFKYPLSR
- a CDS encoding amino acid ABC transporter permease — translated: MIRVFGWNEFLIIVVAAQWTIALSAIAFAGGTIGGLLMALMRVSEVRAFRRFATGFIRLFQGTPLLMQLFLVYFGMNIFGFAINPWIAAAVALALHASAFLGEIWRGCIEAVPKGQREAATALGLRYYHSMRHVILPQATRIAVAPTVGFLVQLIKGTSLASIIGFTELTRQGQIINNATFSPFFVFGTVAAIYFLLCWPLSLVARRMETRFSRATAR
- a CDS encoding transporter substrate-binding domain-containing protein, with amino-acid sequence MNISRRMAMSVLGAALLAGFVSPAAAQTVEAIKSAGTVKVGMLVDFPPFGIMDASNNPDGYDADVAKLLAKELGVEVTIVPVTGPNRIPYLQSNQVDLLVASLGITEERAKNVDFSQPYAGISIGVFGAQDLAIAKPEDLAGKTIGVARASTQDTAVTKIAPPDANIQRFDDDASAVQALLSGQVELIGVSNVVAQQIEAAAPGRFNQKLVLNQQVQGIAVRKGSSEMLSFVNTFLDKVKADGQLNSIHEKWLGSALPDFVTKAK
- a CDS encoding amino acid ABC transporter ATP-binding protein, yielding MNMVSEIASAPGARGASDPAVRMEDVNKWYGSFHALKNVNLTVGRGERIVICGPSGSGKSTMIRCINQLETIHSGSIVVDGHDLTAGGRNVDLIRQETGMVFQQFNLFPHMTVLENCTLAPMKVRGITKAEAEETAMKFLRRVRIPEQAAKYPAQLSGGQQQRVAIARALCMNPKIMLFDEPTSALDPEMVKEVLDTMVDLANEGMTMLCVTHEMGFARSVADRVVFMDRGEILEVATPDTFFDAPQHERTRFFLGQIS
- a CDS encoding 2-hydroxyacid dehydrogenase, with protein sequence MMPLVMEELHRDYTVHSLYETADRPTLEAALPSIRAVATGGGTGLSNDWIEKLPSLGIIAINGVGTDKVDLVHARSRNIDVTTTPGVLTDDVADLGIALMLAVLRRLGDGDRLVREGRWAAGEQLPLGHSPKGKRIGVLGLGQIGRALALRAEAFGMSVRYWNRSRLTDVEWVAHESPADLARDSDVLAVCVAASSATQNIVDASVLQALGPQGILVNVARGSVVDEDALIEALRSGTIAGAGLDVFVNEPKIRSEFFSTPNTVLMPHQGSATVETRLAMGRLVLANLAAHFAGQKSPNVAN
- a CDS encoding EthD family reductase translates to MIVRQALFEGMIHPGREEAFRTYVAEKLMPLWQAFPGVREVRVLHAVERDEGATPFAMILSTAYDDREALAQALESPVRYESRELTKGLLEMFDGHIHHHIFELDGR
- a CDS encoding aldo/keto reductase, with amino-acid sequence MEYRTLGRSGLKVSAITMGTFSFGGVGAFAKVANQDAKDARRLIDVCLDGGVNLFDTANMYSLGRSEEILGEALAGKRDGVLISSKARMRIGDGPNDEGVSRYHLIRECERSLKRLDTDHIDIYFMHEWDGLTPVEEMLSAVDTLMRQGKIRYIGCSNYSGWHIMKALGVAETKNLPRFVTQQIHYTLEAREAEYELLPISVDQGLGVMVWSPLAAGLLSGAFGRDKAPADSRQAAGWTEPPIRDQERLWNIVDVLEEIAAERGVSVAQVNLAWTLTRPGIATLVVGGLSEQQFRDNIAAVHLKLSEEELERLNQVSRPPYIYPYWHQHNFAKDRFCPADWALHASYEDLGLV
- a CDS encoding aspartate/glutamate racemase family protein; this encodes MPSLALIHTVPRLVARFRPLVTRSLPAWTSFNIVDESLLANTVRDGALSQKTTQRLATYVFSAAEAGADAIVVTCSTLGGAVDLIRPLSSVPLFRIDQGMAEAAVERARRVGVLATLPTTPVPTSALLQDCANAAGKDCTIVPVLCEGAFERLSAGDREAHDARVMEGYRSLAETADLVVLAQASMAAALADRGDETPVPFLTSPQLGMAHVARQLVSI